A genomic stretch from Fusarium musae strain F31 chromosome 9, whole genome shotgun sequence includes:
- a CDS encoding hypothetical protein (EggNog:ENOG41), producing the protein MGIPRLISTLEPYVVHGRLNDEHVVIDGPALAYHILYICNRHGVPQPSYKLLGETAVAWLDELTRRGVDVDAIYFDGYLPKGKEPVRMERMIKSLNQLKASHSSETNGFSPSYFSAANDDAPVLFSAVKPPGKSALPPSFHVPAIIDALRSSPRYTKIVILVPGEADAYCAQHLSQSGGTVLTSDSDLLVHDLGKGSVVFLRDIYLDDQSNLACASFSPSHICEKLKLASSAEMCRFAYERKRSAHSTLPQLLQECAQPITDQKGYTEFCHEYLDHAVAPIPTSTSGKVIEIGSLDPRISEMILQLGPLSGHMPTTSDPKMFLPILLESPSRGSAWEQSTPIRQLAYTVARWIIPGVLTTVQEYRRVNTLAQKGRQVPLLSHKEAKAWSQELARLMTMIRGGSQVDITQAWYILCLTLDIRYSHEVGKRSHSLQILEESLQAPNLRKITWDTLHFVAHLQAAFYSFRLLKQVISLGQLQRILPELNDILLSLPHLAEFPDVERTLVFLQRSNEGQIYKTISGLVPLPNASIDPVPKRSAKDKKKRSVGKDDAPKRQNNSVKSSSRNFFDVLSQ; encoded by the exons ATGGGGATTCCTCGTCTCATATCTACCCTAGAGCCCTACGTTGTTCATGGCCGCCTTAACGATGAACACGTAGTCATCGATGGGCCAGCATTAGCTTATCATATTCTGTACATCTGCAACAGACATGGTGTTCCTCAGCCGTCATACAAACTTCTCGGCGAGACCGCTGTAGCATGGTTGGATGAACTCACTCGGCGTGGTGTAGATGT CGACGCCATATATTTTGACGGATACCTCCCCAAAGGAAAAGAACCCGTTCGCATGGAGCGCATGATCAAAAGTCTTAATCAATTGAAGGCCTCACATTCATCTGAAACCAATGGTTTCTCCCCGTCGTACTTCTCGGCCGCCAATGATGATGCTCCAGTCCTCTTCTCTGCAGTTAAGCCACCAGGAAAATCGGCATTGCCACCCAGTTTTCATGTTCCTGCTATCATTGATGCCTTGAGGTCTTCTCCGCGTTACACCAAGATAGTAATTCTTGTTCCGGGTGAGGCAGATGCATACTGCGCACAGCATCTGTCGCAATCGGGCGGGACGGTTCTCACCTCCGACTCGGATCTTTTAGTCCATGATCTTGGCAAGGGAAGTGTCGTCTTTCTTCGCGACATTTATCTTGATGATCAGTCCAATCTCGCATGCGCAAGCTTTAGTCCTTCCCACATCTGTGAGAAACTGAAGCTTGCGTCTTCTGCTGAGATGTGCCGATTTGCTTACGAACGAAAACGGTCTGCCCATTCGACACTTCCACAACTCTTGCAGGAGTGCGCACAACCAATCACCGACCAAAAGGGTTACACTGAGTTCTGTCACGAGTATCTGGACCATGCAGTTGCACCAATTCCCACCTCAACATCCGgaaaagtaatagaaatcGGCTCACTAGACCCCAGAATATCGGAGATGATACTGCAACTGGGACCCCTGAGTGGCCACATGCCCACTACGAGCGACCCCAAGATGTTTCTTCCCATTCTGCTAGAGAGTCCCTCGCGGGGAAGTGCCTGGGAACAAAGCACGCCGATTCGGCAGTTGGCTTACACAGTAGCTAGATGGATCATTCCCGGTGTTTTAACAACTGTTCAGGAGTACCGGAGAGTCAACACTCTGGCGCAAAAAGGGCGACAGGTCCCTTTGCTGTCCCACAAAGAAGCGAAAGCTTGGTCTCAAGAGTTGGCCAGACTAATGACCATGATCAGAGGAGGATCACAAGTCGACATCACTCAGGCTTGGTACATCCTGTGCCTGACTCTTGATATACGATATAGTCATGAAGTTGGCAAGCGTTCACATTCACTGCAGATCTTGGAAGAGAGTTTACAAGCCCCAAATCTAAGGAAAATTACTTGGGATACTCTTCACTTTGTtgctcatcttcaagccGCTTTTTACTCGTTTCGACTCTTGAAGCAAGTCATCTCACTTGGACAGCTTCAAAGAATCCTACCAGAACTAAACGACATACTGTTGTCATTACCACACCTGGCGGAGTTTCCTGATGTGGAGAGAACTCTTGTGTTTCTGCAGAGAAGCAATGAGGGCCAGATTTACAAGACAATTTCTGGGCTTGTGCCATTACCAAATGCAAGTATCGACCCAGTGCCAAAAAGAAGTgccaaagacaagaaaaaaCGGAGTGTGGGTAAAGATGATGCCCCCAAAAGGCAGAACAACTCTGTCAAGTCTTCGTCTAGAAACTTCTTTGACGTGCTGTCTCAATGA
- a CDS encoding hypothetical protein (EggNog:ENOG41), which produces MASAAAKRLTGKTILVTGASSGIGRSTALEFARTAPKNDLRLILTARRVDSLKELAQEIKKEVGDGVKVLPFKLDVSSPAEVKGIVGNLPEEWRNIDVLVNNAGLVKGVARAPEIAEEDINVMFQTNVTGLINMTQAILPIFLARPDGGHGDIINVGSIAGREPYPGGGIYCATKAAVRSFTDSLRKELIASRVRVIEIDPGQVETEFSVVRFYGDKEKADAVYAGCEPLTPDDIAEIIVFTATRRENVVVADTLVFPSHQAGAGIMHRKT; this is translated from the exons ATGGCTTCTGCTGCGGCCAAACGTCTCACTGGCAAGACAATTCTTGTCACTGGTGCATCCTCCGGCATCGGCCGCTCCACGGCTCTCGAGTTCGCTCGGACTGCCCCCAAGAATGATCTTCGTCTCATCCTCACCGCACGCCGTGTTGATTCCCTCAAGGAACTCGCTCAAGAaatcaagaaggaggtcgGCGATGGCGTCAAGGTCCTGCCGTTCAAGCTCGACGTGAGCAGCCCTGCTGAGGTTAAGGGTATCGTCGGCAACTTGCCCGAGGAGTGGAGGAACATTGACGTGCTTGTCAATAATGC AGGCCTTGTCAAGGGTGTTGCTCGTGCCCCTGAAATTGCTGAGGAAGACATTAACGTTATGTTCCAAACAAACGTCACAGGGCTCATCAACATGACCCAGGCTATCCTTCCCATCTTCCTGGCCCGACCAGACGGTGGTCACGGTGATATCATTAACGTCGGCTCCATTGCTGGCCGAGAGCCTTACCCTGGCGGTGGCATTTACTGCGCTACAAAGGCCGCAGTTCGCAGCTTCACTGACAGCTTGCGAAAGGAGCTCATTGCCAGTCGTGTCCGTGTTATTGAGATTGATCCCGGCCAGGTCGAAACT GAGTTCTCCGTGGTGCGATTCTATGGCGACAAGGAAAAGGCCGATGCTGTCTATGC CGGATGCGAACCTCTCACCCCCGACGACATTGCTGAGATCATCGTGTTTACCGCAACTCGTCGAGAGAACGTCGTTGTTGCTGACACGCTAGTATTCCCCAGTCATCAG gctggtgctggtatTATGCACCGAAAGACTTAG
- a CDS encoding hypothetical protein (EggNog:ENOG41) codes for MEDAVQAFINARPATLELARNADTDKTSSKRKAVQDHHESGDAPDGKRLRSSTRLRNTRSHPSYTVPAEEDETVQVSEGDEEFQPEPEDGLVACPVCESRMKEWQVFKHLETCTGPVQRPLRTLGSSSSTSFNQQRPQTKAPDRLPAINYSMFKDQALRKKMSDLGISNQGPRILLERRHKEWMTIWNSNCDAARPRKRHELLHDLDVWERTQGGRAPTTGRSIQNAAIIKDKDFDGAAWAAKHDSSFKDLIANAKRTRLEAKKKAEQAANESKMDGNTTTQENHDRMQVHSADWRPVSRPSAFPTRPAEGIPGRPSHSDSPSPESSHSQSKGHRERNRDSSKCPPDTGRDRFSQD; via the exons ATGGAAGACGCTGTGCAAGCATTCATCAATGCCAGACCAGCAACACTAGAGCTAGCGCGAAACGCAGATACCGATAAGACAAGCTCGAAACGAAAGGCAgtccaagatcatcatgagTCGGGGGATGCACCAGATGGCAAGCGACTACGGTCATCCACGCGACTGCGCAACACTCGCTCCCATCCCTCATATACAGTtcctgctgaagaagacgagactGTCCAAGTCTCAGAGGGTGATGAGGAGTTCCAACCGGAGCCAG AGGACGGCCTTGTCGCGTGCCCAGTTTGCGAAAGTCGAATGAAGGAATGGCAGGTTTTCAAGCACCTCGAGACATGTACAGGACCTGTGCAAAGACCACTGAGAACTCTTGGCAGTAGTTCAAGTACCAGCTTCAACCAACAACGACCTCAGACCAAGGCTCCGGACCGCCTCCCTGCAATAAATTACTCCATGTTCAAGGACCAAGCTTTGCGAAAAAAGATGTCTGATCTTGGTATTTCAAATCAAGGCCCTCGAATTCTTCTAGAGCGCCGGCATAAAGAGTGGATGACAATATGGAATTCAAACTGCGACGCTGCACGCCCAAGGAAACGACACGAACTGTTACATGATTTGGATGTCTGGGAACGGACACAAGGAGGACGAGCTCCAACAACAGGGCGATCTATACAGAATGCAGCAatcatcaaagacaaagacttTGACGGTGCAGCATGGGCAGCTAAACATGACTCGTCCTTCAAAGACCTGATTGCAAATGCAAAGAGGACTAGGCTTGAGGCCAAAAAGAAAGCCGAACAGGCTGCTAACGAGTCGAAAATGGACGGAAATACAACAACACAGGAGAACCACGATCGAATGCAAGTCCATTCTGCAGACTGGCGGCCTGTGTCAAGACCCTCGGCTTTTCCAACAAGACCGGCTGAAGGAATCCCAGGTCGACCGTCGCATTCCGATAGCCCATCTCCTGAATCATCGCACTCTCAATCCAAGGGCCACCGAGAAAGAAACAGGGATTCGAGCAAATGTCCCCCAGACACCGGCAGGGACAGGTTCTCACAAGACTGA
- a CDS encoding hypothetical protein (EggNog:ENOG41~BUSCO:EOG092658NW), with the protein MPSDLSAYLASKYLVADPKPAKKRKRKRGADANNGLFITDDDDSGWGNTNTQQDDEGIDAPVTVSGRSAEFRRTKKSNWKSVGGDATSKDDSAAAADAILASAAAEQTAARDEDEDMPIIEDDGSAVKMSDGTHAGLQSAATVAAQLKRRQKEEREEFERHRISKEEETIYRDATGRRIDISMKRAEARRAAAEAAAEAEEKERMAKEALKGDIQLEEARKRREKLQDAKLMSFARTADDEEMNQELKEQERWNDPMMQFMTEKKQTGTGQGKKSKRKPVYAGAAPPNRYAIKPGYRWDGVDRGNGFEAERFKALNRRERNKGLEYSWQMDE; encoded by the coding sequence ATGCCTTCAGATTTATCAGCATATCTCGCTTCCAAGTACTTGGTCGCCGACCCAAAACCAGCGAAGAAACGGAAGCGCAAGCGCGGCGCCGACGCCAACAACGGCCTTTTTATCACGGACGATGACGATTCAGGCTGGGGCAATACCAATACGCAgcaggatgatgagggaatAGATGCTCCTGTCACAGTATCAGGGCGATCTGCTGAGTTTCGGAgaaccaagaagagcaattGGAAGTCAGTTGGAGGCGACGCGACATCAAAAGATGATTCGGCTGCGGCTGCAGACGCGATTCtggcatcagcagcagcggaGCAAACCGCAGCtcgtgatgaagacgaggacatgCCCATCATTGAAGATGACGGATCAGCTGTGAAGATGAGCGATGGAACACATGCAGGACTGCAAAGCGCAGCAACTGTTGCAGCGCAACTTAAACGGCGGCAAAAAGAGGAACGCGAAGAGTTCGAACGGCACCGTATATcaaaggaggaagaaacaATATATCGAGACGCCACAGGCCGAAGAATCGACATATCGATGAAGCGCGCCGAAGCGCGACGTGCCGCTGCTGAGGCCGCTGCTGAAGCAGAGGAAAAGGAACGCATGGCCAAAGAAGCTCTCAAAGGTGACATACAGCTTGAGGAGGCTCGTAAGCGCCGGGAGAAGTTACAAGATGCCAAGCTTATGTCATTCGCGCGTACAGCCGATGACGAAGAAATGAACCAGGAACTGAAAGAACAGGAGCGCTGGAACGATCCTATGATGCAGTTCATgactgagaagaagcaaacTGGCACAGGACAGGGCAAAAAGTCAAAACGCAAGCCAGTTTATGCTGGCGCAGCGCCGCCAAATCGGTACGCAATCAAACCAGGCTATCGCTGGGATGGTGTCGATCGCGGCAATGGCTTTGAAGCCGAGAGGTTCAAGGCACTTAACCGTAGAGAACGGAACAAGGGACTTGAGTACTCTTGGCAAATGGATGAATGA
- a CDS encoding hypothetical protein (EggNog:ENOG41), with protein sequence MSAPPPPGNPSANAPGYSNGAPKKQKPNPLRPLRKNPKANPLVSRRLPPRPTAQPISGRPNGTKPNIEEIRRQNGGWSEPPPPGCTDIPIMTTKKDLLDGIRYHMMKFTQSKAGGKSIDPTDQDDFARPVTLHRRDARQPPPGRAVKAEAPEAPQTDEDEVERQAQRKAEREAQRAIDQAKIAPVAKDPNPKRPKKQKEEKTTFNRAPKTETAKKASDLRYEEALPWHLEDAEGKNVWVGNFVDTLSGSNVAFMIDVSVFRMIPLEKWYKFTSKPPFQTYDIDEVEAFMSKKVDVGRWVMRDEEKKAGRKDLEATRKMFYGSGPMVKTESATFKAASRSEKLEHDEIDMSGDEFQDDDEAPMFERNDDEDTKDSKDRIRREQLGANLFGEGDEQEVDKELDEQLREEILRQKLGKATKKALIKRDREDIYESDDSEENPWSSSSDDNSSDEEEEEDKKDDEKKDVNKDDKNQSGSGSKGTNTPSGKKPEGSKKSKSLKRAGSPALSESSGNESSRKKLKKNVPSATGSRSGTPLVQGGAARRPTAAGSGSDGEATAGEMSDGAAPKRKKLKLVSSSARGTPSASRAGSPNPTQGAAFPGSPVTSAVEPSEILDKIPAEGITVNELIKLFNHRLGDRPGQMSKNEWIQLVKKLCDYGPDKRLRRRS encoded by the exons atgagCGCGCCGCCTCCCCCAGGCAATCCGTCCGCTAATGCGCCTGGGTATTCAAATGGTGCCCCGAAGAAACAGAAGCCAAACCCCCTTCGGCCATTGCGTAAGAATCCCAAGGCAAATCCCCTTGTTTCTCGAAGACTACCACCCAGGCCGACAGCGCAACCTATTTCGGGTAGGCCAAATGGAACAAAGCCAAACATTGAAGAGATTCGACGTCAAAATGGTGGCTGGTCAGAGCCACCGCCACCTGGGTGCACTGACATCCCAATTATGACAACGAAGAAGGATCTTCTCGATGGTATTCGATACCACATGATGAAGTTTACTCAATCTAAGGCAGGAGGAAAATCCATCGATCCAACCGACCAGGACGACTTCGCACGACCCGTAACATTGCACCGACGAGATGCTCGCCAACCCCCTCCGGGAAGGGCTGTCAAGGCCGAAGCACCTGAAGCGCCTCAgaccgacgaggatgaggtggAAAGACAGGCGCAGAGGAAAGCTGAACGGGAGGCCCAGCGCGCCATTGACCAGGCCAAGATTGCGCCCGTGGCCAAAGATCCGAATCCCAAGCGACcgaagaagcaaaaagagGAGAAAACAACGTTTAACCGGGCCCCCAAGACTGAAACTGCTAAGAAGGCATCCGACCTGCGATACGAGGAAGCTCTTCCATGGCACCTTGAAGATGCAGAGGGCAAAAATGTTTGGGTTGGTAACTTTGTGGATACACTTTCTGGATCTAACGTGGCTTTCATGATTGATGTGTCTGTTTTCCGCATGATCCCACTGGAGAAGTGGTACAAATTCACGTCTAAGCCGCCCTTCCAGACTTACGACATTGATGAGGTGGAGGCCTTCATGAGTAAGAAGGTGGATGTGGGCCGTTGGGTCATGagggatgaagagaagaaagctggGCGTAAGGACCTGGAGGCCACAAGAAAAATGTTCTACGGAAGCGGCCCGATGGTCAAGACTGAAAGTGCCACGTTCAAGGCTGCCTCGAGGTCAGAGAAACTGGAgcatgatgagattgatatgTCGGGCGATGAAtttcaagatgatgatgaggcccCAATGTTTGAAAggaatgacgatgaagacacaAAGGACTCCAAGGACCGTATTCGTCGGGAACAACTCGGTGCCAACTTATTTGGAGAAGGTGACGAGCAAGAAGTGGACAAGGAACTAGATGAACAACTCCGAGAAGAGATCCTACGACAGAAGCTCGGTAAAGCTACCAAGAAGGCATTGATCAAAAGAGATCGAGAGGATATCTACGAAAGCGACGACTCGGAAGAGAATCCATGGAGCAGCTCG TCTGATGACAACTCGtccgacgaggaagaagaggaagacaagaaagacgatgagaagaaggacgtcAATAAGGACGACAAGAATCAGAGCGGTTCCGGATCCAAGGGCACCAATACTCCCTCTGGGAAGAAGCCTGAAGGCTCTAAGAAGAGCAAGTCGCTCAAGCGAGCCGGCTCGCCAGCACTCTCCGAGTCGAGCGGAAACGAATCTTCCCGCAAAAAGCTTAAGAAGAACGTCCCATCTGCCACGGGAAGCAGGTCTGGCACTCCTCTTGTTCAGGGCGGAGCCGCTCGTCGACCGACGGCTGCTGGATCTGGTAGTGATGGAGAGGCAACTGCTGGCGAGATGTCAGATGGAGCTGCacccaagaggaagaagttgaagttggttAGTAGCAGTGCTCGGGGCACTCCTTCGGCATCCAGAGCTGGCAGCCCCAACCCAACTCAGGGTG CTGCTTTTCCTGGCTCACCTGTAACTTCAGCTGTCGAACCATCTGAAATTCTCGACAAGATCCCCGCCGAAGGTATCACGGTTAACGAGTtgatcaagctcttcaaccaCCGCCTGGGTGATAGACCAGGACAGATGTCTAAGAATGAGTGGATTCagctcgtcaagaagctttgTGACTATGGACCTGACAAGCGACTTCGCCGAAGATCGTAA
- a CDS encoding hypothetical protein (EggNog:ENOG41) yields the protein MRNTLIFAGNSCPVLTGQICENLGMHPASAELTQFSNGETSVRILTSVREKDVFVVQSGSPSINDSIMELLIMISACKGGSANKVTAVLPYFPYSRQSKKKSHRGAITARMLANLLGVAGVKHVITVDLHASQMQGFFKCPVDNLHAEPILAKWIRHNVSNWREAVVVSKNAGGTKRVTSLADALKLNFGIVTTDRRRVSNMTASMIMRHFDHNVERQPTPLESNRPIPYRGPPASERAVEPEATPKRQTPPPRSSRIVTNSQGSPTRVSSSARSATPNAAEAADPNTTPPAGSPDGEADGEADYDDHKASEVTQGRLVQGRIVEDDYPSPDRSVVDGSVEDDPMTMSHASSFFVPEPQSLGGSGDAAASSDEEDNAFEDPGAEHLITLVGNVKNRTVFIVDDMIDKAGSWIAAAETVVKKGGAKKVYCMATHGVFGGDSLEQLQACECIDQIVVTNSFPIDKDRARSISKLVVLDLSFLLAEAIRRNHYGEALSPLFQHYGD from the exons ATGCGCAATACACTTATCTTCGCAGGCAATTCCTGCCCGGTCCTCACAGGCCAAATCTGCGAGAACCTGGGCATGCATCCTGCCAGTGCTGAGCTTACCCAGTTCTCTAAT GGTGAAACGAGCGTCAGAATTCTGACAAGCGTCCGAGAGAAGGACGTCTTCGTTGTCCAATCAGGCAGCCCCAGTATCAATGACTCTATCATGgagcttctcatcatgatcTCGGCCTGCAAAGGCGGTTCTGCTAACAAAGTCACTG CCGTTCTTCCTTATTTCCCCTACAGCCGCCagtcaaagaagaagtcgcATAGAGGTGCGATTACTGCTCGCATGCTTGCCAACTTGTTGGGTGTCGCTGGCGTTAAGCACGTTATCACTGTTGACCTTCATGCCTCGCAGATGCAGGGCTTCTTCAAGTGTCCCGTTGACAACCTGCACGCAGAGCCTATCCTTGCGAAGTGGATCCGCCACAACGTGTCTAACTGGCGCGAAGCGGTCGTGGTCTCCAAGAACGCTGGAGGAACCAAGCGGGTGACATCGCTTGCGGAtgctctcaagctcaattTCGGCATTGTTACTACAGACAGGAGGCGTGTGAGTAACATGACAGCGAGCATGATCATGAGGCACTTCGATCATAATGTTGAGCGTCAACCCACGCCGTTGGAGTCCAACCGACCCATTCCCTACCGTGGACCCCCGGCTTCCGAGCGTGCTGTCGAGCCCGAGGCTACCCCTAAGAGGCAGACACCCCCCCCTCGCTCCTCGCGAATTGTGACGAACTCACAGGGCTCTCCTACACGGGTTAGCAGCTCTGCCCGTTCAGCGACTCCCAACGCTGCCGAGGCTGCAGACCCCAACACTACCCCCCCTGCTGGATCACCGGATGGCGAGGCCGATGGCGAGGCGGATTATGATGACCATAAAGCGTCTGAAGTTACACAGGGCCGTTTGGTCCAAGGTCGTATTGTCGAGGATGATTATCCGTCTCCTGATCGATCTGTCGTTGACGGCAGTGTGGAAGATGATCCCATGACCATGTCTCATGCTTCATCATTCTTCGTCCCTGAGCCTCAATCTCTCGGCGGATCTGGCGACGCTGCAGCGAGCTcagacgaggaggacaacGCATTCGAGGATCCAGGCGCCGAACACCTTATCACTCTAGTTGGAAACGTCAAGAATCGAACCGTTTTCATCGTGGATGATATGATTGACAAGGCTGGCTCTTGGATTGCTGCAGCTGAGACGGTGGTCAAGAAGGGCGGAGCCAAGAAGGTTTACTGCATGGCCACTCATGGTGTTTTTGGTGGCGACAGTCTGGAGCAACTGCAAGCGTGCGAGTGCATCGACCAGATTGTTGTAACCAACAGCTTTCCAATCGATAAGGACAGGGCACGCAGCATCAGCAAGCTCGTGGTTCTTGACCTCTCGTTCCTACTGGCGGAGGCCATTCGACGTAACCACTATGGCGAGGCTCTTTCGCCTCTCTTCCAACATTATGGTGATTAG
- a CDS encoding hypothetical protein (EggNog:ENOG41) has translation MPPQSNWGSGYLYNARRAVQFHPEEIAAQDALLDQLCFQVISNSEIERSEIAEKEEFRCRIETISREVIASYEKEARPETDFQPLTVQLKCFGSLSSGFATKASDMDLGLLSPMSASQPDAPGSPIPRLLEKAFLEAGLGARLLTRTRVPIIKLCQSPPEKLRQGLLEERFRWENGLDEAHEAQEDDENDPQAANSEHGNQQDHIAGIQSSSTTVVEPVSLDRIQDGTKAIELKQSLKSSLSSYYGLAKRVLRRAGGRDATISNYRVLSNEDWVILNRVSEAFISGLADTRLRDRLSKYPSLSFVQDAESPAKRSLLGVYTQVEGEHIRLRWEESGVEERNPASQSLTGQALKVWEDAQYRENFGTDPIFFTKELQLALDKLKRAPSVQFVVLEQGQHEAPASYYTRALYIFNGLKPANEQAIAKWTSMLVTQYVSGIHQEEVRKMLQTCITTCSEFLSLRGVGLLHKCIHLAWEFERALDKDSYDGSVVQDVKDYIALLRSPLQQNDPLRLGDDFFIPLTPTTVDLVARIRHLPDPHKMAPNQPRDRYRDHLEFPKTGAGVQCDINFSAHLALHNTALLRCYSHTDPRVRPMVLFVKHWAKTRGINSGYRGTLSSYGYVLMVLHYLVNVAEPFVSPNLQQLAPPPPPGLSPVEFENMVMCRGHNVQFWRNEEEILELARANQLNGNKDTIGHLLRGFFEYYAHSSILSTSTGRGFDWGRDVLSLRTPGGLQTKQDKGWTGAKTVIEAQNVGPHPPPQPDQASSTAVHPKENDVKDTGAQSKQGTQGSVTGRNGEFKEVRHRYLFAIEDPFELDHNVARTVTHNGIVSIRDEFRRAWKIIKSAGNGSPQESLLRDVTDVEEEGSPLSRLLDEIHGAGRSRNT, from the coding sequence ATGCCTCCCCAATCGAATTGGGGTTCTGGTTACTTGTACAACGCCAGACGCGCAGTTCAGTTTCATCCCGAGGAAATTGCAGCTCAGGATGCCCTGCTTGACCAGCTTTGTTTTCAAGTTATTTCCAATTCTGAAATCGAAAGATCGGAAATAGCAGAAAAGGAGGAATTCCGTTGCAGGATTGAAACCATTAGTCGAGAGGTCATTGCCAGCTATGAGAAAGAGGCAAGGCCAGAAACAGACTTTCAACCCCTCACAGTTCAGCTGAAATGCTTTGGGAGTTTGTCTTCAGGCTTCGCAACCAAGGCTTCAGACATggatcttggtcttctttcaCCAATGTCTGCATCCCAGCCTGATGCTCCCGGATCTCCTATACCGCGTCTCCTAGAGAAGGCTTTCTTGGAAGCTGGCCTAGGAGCGAGGCTTCTGACCCGAACTAGAGtccccatcatcaagcttTGCCAGTCTCCACCGGAAAAGCTTCGACAAGGACTTCTCGAGGAGAGATTTCGATGGGagaatggccttgatgaagccCATGAAGctcaggaagatgatgaaaacGATCCACAAGCAGCAAACAGTGAGCATGGCAATCAACAAGACCACATTGCAGGGATTCAAAGCAGTTCCACAACCGTCGTTGAGCCCGTATCACTGGATCGCATCCAAGACGGCACGAAAGCAATTGAACTTAAGCAAAGCCTCAAAAGCTCTCTCTCCTCGTACTATGGCTTAGCCAAGCGGGTTCTTCGTAGAGCCGGTGGCCGTGATGCTACCATCTCTAATTATCGCGTACTCTCCAATGAAGATTGGGTTATATTGAACAGGGTGAGCGAGGCCTTCATCAGCGGTCTTGCGGATACTCGTCTTCGTGATCGCCTGTCCAAGTACCCGTCTCTCTCCTTTGTGCAAGATGCAGAGAGTCCCGCCAAACGATCTTTACTTGGGGTATACACCCAGGTCGAAGGCGAACATATTCGGCTGCGCTGGGAGGAGAGTGGTGTCGAAGAGCGTAACCCCGCTTCTCAATCGTTGACTGGGCAGGCCTTAAAGGTATGGGAGGACGCTCAATACAGAGAGAACTTTGGTACCGATCCCATCTTTTTCACTAAAGAACTTCAATTGGCCCTTGACAAGCTTAAAAGGGCCCCTTCCGTGCAATTCGTGGTTTTGGAACAGGGTCAACATGAGGCGCCTGCGTCATACTATACGAGAGCACTCTACATTTTTAACGGACTGAAGCCAGCTAATGAACAAGCCATCGCAAAGTGGACGAGTATGCTTGTTACACAATATGTCAGCGGTATACATCAGGAGGAGGTTCGAAAAATGTTACAGACTTGCATAACCACATGTTCTGAGTTCCTGTCGCTCAGAGGAGTCGGGCTCTTACATAAATGCATACATTTAGCATGGGAATTCGAACGAGCGTTAGATAAGGATTCGTACGATGGGTCTGTCGTGCAGGATGTTAAAGACTATATCGCCCTACTGCGGTCACCCTTACAACAAAATGACCCCCTGAGGCTTGGCGACGATTTTTTCATTCCCCTCACACCAACAACGGTAGACCTTGTGGCGAGGATCAGACACCTTCCAGACCCTCACAAGATGGCTCCGAACCAGCCACGTGATCGATACAGAGACCATTTAGAGTTTCCCAAGACAGGCGCAGGTGTGCAATGTGACATCAACTTCTCTGCCCATTTGGCTCTTCATAATACAGCCCTCCTACGATGTTACTCTCACACCGACCCGCGCGTCCGACCCATGGTCTTATTCGTTAAGCATTGGGCGAAAACCCGTGGGATCAACTCGGGATATCGTGGGACCCTTAGCAGCTATGGCTACGTTCTAATGGTCCTTCACTATCTAGTCAACGTCGCTGAGCCCTTTGTCAGTCCAAACCTCCAGCAGCtcgctcctcctccacccccGGGGCTCTCGCCTGTCGAATTCGAGAATATGGTTATGTGCCGTGGCCATAACGTTCAGTTTTGGCGTAACGAAGAAGAAATCCTGGAGCTGGCACGTGCAAACCAGCTAAATGGTAACAAAGATACCATTGGCCACCTCCTGCGTGGCTTCTTCGAGTATTATGCCCATAGCAGTATACTCAGCACTTCCACGGGCAGAGGATTTGACTGGGGAAGAGATGTGCTCAGTTTGCGGACGCCAGGTGGTTTGCAGACAAAGCAAGACAAGGGTTGGACTGGCGCCAAAACAGTCATCGAGGCTCAAAATGTCGGGCCTCATCCGCCGCCTCAGCCCGACCAAGCGTCTTCTACGGCAGTACATCCTAAAGAGAATGATGTCAAGGATACAGGAGCACAGTCCAAGCAAGGCACGCAAGGCAGCGTCACAGGTAGGAATGGAGAATTCAAGGAAGTCCGTCACCGCTATCTCTTTGCTATCGAGGACCCCTTCGAGCTGGATCACAACGTTGCTCGAACTGTCACGCATAACGGCATTGTGTCAATCCGCGATGAGTTCCGTCGGGCGTGGAAGATTATCAAGTCGGCTGGCAATGGTAGCCCTCAGGAAAGCTTACTCCGGGATGTGACTGATGTAGAGGAAGAAGGCAGTCCTTTATCTCGCCTTCTGGATGAGATTCATGGAGCGGGTCGATCCCGGAACACTTGA